TGTGGGTGGTTAATATCAGATTTGCTATTTAGAGTTCACCCACCAAGAATAAATATGCGAGCTTATAGAATcataattgaattgaaaattttaatattttaaaagtttggaaTATTAAGTCTTTGTCAGGTTTAATTTATAAGAGCTGAATTTCTGCTGCTATCTAAACTGTTGGTGAATTATTTGTGACAGAGAACAGTGATAACACAGGGTTCAGTTGATATATATGCAGCGCAATGCAAGAATTGCTTGAAAtggagagtgattgatactcaGGAGGAGTTTGAAGAAATCAGACATAAAGTCACCGTTGAACCTTTTGATTGTAGCAGAAAGGCTAATTGTAGCTGTGACGATCCTGCTGATATTGAATACGATTCCACTCGGACATGGGTCATTGACAAGCCTAACCTTCCAAAGACTCCTCAAGGTTTCAAGAGAAGCTTGGTACTTAGAAAAGATTACTCTAAATTGGACTCTTACTACATCACACCTGCAGGTAAAAAACTGAGAACCCGGAATGAAATAGCAGGGTATCTAAAAGATCATCCTGAACACAGTGGTATATCTGCTTCGGATTTTGATTTTTCATCCCCCAAGATAATGCAGGATACCATCCCAGAATATATTGAGCAGAAGGATTCTGCTAACAAGAAAGCTAAGATAATTAAGGATGATGTTTGAGAAATATCATCCCAAGTTTTCTGCATTTCTGGTCGGTTTGTTTGTAATATATTAACTCTAGAGATTGTGTTAGGGAACACCAATCCAGTTGCATTGAAACAAAATTTGTTCTTGCAGTTTTTTGGATTGTTTTTGTCTTATTGTAATTGCATACCTAAACCGATATTCACTGCCTTTGTGTGGTGTAACTGTAAACAGAACACCCAAAAATATATCTATCTATGTACCCCTATCTATTTGCCTCACACCAgtctttttcttataaattatattgCTGGAATTAGAGTGATGAATAGGAGAATATTCCTTAATGTTTGTAAAATGAAGGTTGTATTGAACTAGTTATTTTGTTGTTAGACACGGGCTTCAGATAGAGCGATAATAAGTTCCCTTAAACCCACAAAATAAGTTACTTTGTGGtcacatttataattttcactTAAACCCACAAAATAAGTTATAAGTTACTTTGTGatcacatttataatttttatctaaGTAAAAACTAATTTCTGcttataactttttattattttaaaataactacaAGTGTcgatttttaattattttaatatacaaacATTATTCATTTTTACTATGTACACCACCCCACCACCCATCAAATTCgataatagaaagaaaaaagaaagtaatTTTGAGAGCTACTTATTATTTGCATATCAagaataattaagaaaaataaaaagtaacacaagtggaataataataataataataataataataataataataataataataataataataataataataataataataataataataaaatacaaacattATTCATTTTTACTATGTACACCACCCCACCACCCATCAAATTCgataatagaaagaaaaaagaaagtaatTTTGAGAGCTACTTATTATTTGCATATCAagaataattaagaaaaataaaaagtaacacaagtggaataataataataataataataataataataataataataataataataataataataaaattaattttccacTTTTAAAAGCagcacaaaaaaaaataatattgcaaTGCATGACATGGAATTTTGCTAAACGTTCATGTTAGGTAGAGAAAGGATTGAGAAGTCGCTCTGTTTATAACAACTATACATATTTGCTCTATTGCTTCATATTATAACTTTGGCACTGTTTACATTGTACATTGTATATATTATCCCAAAAATAATTACTGTAATGTCATGTATATAGATTACACAATCATGAATCGCGATGCTGTACTTGccataaaatattcataatccCATATTGGATACCGCACCAAAACTGTCGCAAAGTTGGTTCAAATTTTCTTATGCGGGCGAGTATCCATCCACCTGCATCACACTGCTCCAAGCTCCGAGCTCCTAGCCCGTCCAATATGTGTGGCAGTCAAACCATATCTGAGACCATTAAGCAGGAATAACATTTAATGACCAGAAGATAGTACTCAACCCGGAACATTTTAATCAGGTTTGGTGTACTCAAGCAGCATGTGCGGAGACCGATATATTTTCACTAGTGTCCAGTAAAGGACCTCTTCAACTCCAAGCTCACCCTCAGCTCTTGCAGCATATATATCCTCGCAAATGGCTATCAACCTACATAAGAAGCGTGCAACAAGAAATAATGTAAGTTAACACAGAATGTATCTTGAAGAGGTTTACCAACATCACAGTAGAGACACATCTTAGGGAGCATTGGTATCATTCAATTAATTGGCTTGAGAAATTCTCAAGGAGAAATGggaggatatatatatatattttatcatatattcataattcatttgTATGGCTTCCTTCTGGAAAGAAACATGTAGTACCTATCACAGGAAGGTAGGTTCTCGTAAGGTATTCTCATCCTTAAGTCAGAGCACTGGAGTCTAATGAAGCGTCCAACAGCTAGAACAAAGGTTATGTAAAGCCCCCATATGCTGAACTTGCTGAGTGTGTCACCAAGAATACCCTCTGAAGCAGTATGACAATGTCAGAAAATTATGCTAAGTAATATTGGGCAATATAAATGACCTATGGAGATTTTCttttggagaaaaaaattgCATGGCCAACTTACGTGGTGGTGTTTCCTCAGATATTATGATTGCCATAGGTCCCGTCAAAcctccacaaaatccacttaAATTTGAGGGATTAATATCTTTGAAGGCCCACCAGTCAAACTGATCATGATTTATAACGAGATCGGCACTAACAGCACAATCCTGAAAAttgaattcaaaattttcaatagtAATTTAGGATTTTCCATAAATATAACAGTTATATAGTAAATGAACACCGTATATTACCTCCTCCAAAGGTCTAACGTCACCTGAACCAGTGACACGGAAATATCTTGGATAAACATTATAAATCCTAAAGCTATTCATAGAGCCATTAAGAGCTTTTTGAACATCAGACTGCGTCGGAAGATACTGAGGGTCAACAGTTTTTTCATATTTCACAATTTCTTTCCCTTTTGGCCTGTCCCTTGAAAGTGTCCAGGTGAAAAAAATTTCCATGTCCATATACCATTCAAGGGACTGAATCAATCTATGCCGAACAACATGTGGAACAAGCCATAATGTACTAGCATCAGCTTGACAGCATATCAACTGGATATCATTCTTATTATAAGCATTCAAATAGCCATTGGGATCAGCATTGACATCAGAATTGAGTGAATCCCACTGGATTCTTTCACACAGAGTAGTTTGATACAAATTCAACCTTCCACTCACTGTCTTGATATCAACCTGAAAGTTAGCCTCTTTAATGGGGTTTGCAATGTTTGTGGGGTTACCACTGCTATACATCTGtaaggaaaaataataaaagatgtacttcaataaatttgttatatGCTATTGTGACGATTGGAAAGTTGCAATGGTCAAGTACGTGAACAAATTAACAATGAGCAGGATAAATACATCCCACTTCAATAACTAACACCTGAGTTCCCTAATGATACCATAACACAACACCAAAGTTCCAAGACATAATTATTGAGAATATagcattattattaaattatatttggaaaaaaacagcattttgtatttgaaaaaagtaaataaacagtgaattaaaattaataaagagTAAACAGTAAACTAAGAAACAACAGTTAAGATTAATAAAACCATTCAATAACAGTTTtgattaaaaatcattatactTTTACCAAACATAGATGTATTAGCATGGTTTTGCACGTTTCTCAGAAGAATGGGCGTATTAGCATGTAAATATGGAAATAAGAGACCAATAAATATATTATCGTTGGCTAccaaatattttacattaaattatcatattcttcaattttattttggtgCATATCTCTGACACCTTTTTTCGATTTTTCAATAAGAACTTCTAATAAAAGAAGGTAACATAAGAAACACAGCAGAACATTGATACAAAGTTCTTTTCAGCATAGTCTGATAGGACGTTACACTACTGATACAAAATTCAATACACTGTCCGAATGATACTAAAAATATTGCAAAATTGGGTTGTGTGATTATAAATTGCTTAATATTTATCTAGTAAAATGATAAATCACATGCCATTGAGTTACTAATGTAGCTAATAAATCTACACAGCAGAAGTGCCAGAATTAATACCATATCACACCACTAATTAGTAAATTATGAAATCAAAGGCTTTTGTCATTTTTCTTACCAGCATTGGAGCCCATATAACACAGATTAATACAAAAAACAGGCAGATCCCGTTGCAGCATTTAGTCATTTTTGTTTGCTTTCCCCCCTGTTTGTGTGTAGCTCTATTCAAGACTGAATCACATTTGACAAGGTACAAACTTGCATTTATGTCCTCAAGCTATCAAAATGGGGAAAAAATGCAAGTGTTAGTTTCCTAACTGAGCAGAATTCAGAAGTATAAAAAATAGCATAACATAAAAAAGACTCTTCCAAATGAATTTTCAATGGTGCCTATTGAATATACGTAATCTGAAATGCACTGCTAAcaccaaaaatcaaaattttaagatGCCTACTAATCTGTCCTACAAGACATTCAAAAGCAAGCTAATGATATGTTGTACTAATGGTAATGACATAAGGCATGTTTGggtaaacaacttaattaagtgcTCCTTATTGAATAAACATTCCATCATATATGTACTTgtgaataaattatttctacAATCAAAGAGAAAACATGGTCAAATTGTTTccacataaaatattacttgtTTTTATAAGCTATCCTAGAGTTCTTATTAAAATAAGCCAAAAATAGTTTATAGACATGTAATAATctattttcataagctctcAATACCCACTTATGTGATTATGCTAGTAGACGAACCCAAATAAGCTATTCATATGCCAAATAATAACACAGATATACTGAACTAAGTTCTGCCATTTATATTCTAAAGACAAATTTTGGCCaaccatttttaatactcttgTCCTTCAATTTGGAATAAGGTGGATTTTACCAAATATATATGTGCTATGAACCTGGCGTGTAATCCTAATCAGTAATTCAAAACTTAAGCTGCTGTCTTCTTTTTTTTACTTGGCGCAGCGTCACATATCACTTTGGTAGTCGTGATATGATGAAATTTCAGGTAGCAACCATTTTTAAAATGAACTGTCCACTAAGAACCAACTTCAACAATTTTGTACTTATATAAgaaattcttcattgatttatcaaagtctaaatttttatttcctGCTAGCAATTGTTGACCGAAAAGTAAATGAGAGAAGGTTGCGTGTAAAATTATTCAAGGGCAGAAAGGTCACAAAGCAAACTGGCAATCAATCATCTTCAAAATTAAAGGTACAAAAGACAAATCCAATCACAAAATCAAGCTGGAAATAAAGTTAATAAACCACTTAAAGGAACAAGATAAAGACACTAATTACCAGGAACAGTAGGACGCATATATACTGAAACAGCTTTCCTATCATTTCCCTATCAATATCATTATGAATTGCAAGCAATAGCATGAATATTCATGTTACACATATCCAGACTAAAATACCATGCCTCGGTTGCTACATTTAACATCTTTTAAAAGCAATATATTACAGAGGCAAATTTTgattcaataaattaattattaagtatAGTTCACAATAACAAGGTAGCACAAAAGATGAATCAGTGAATATGACCATCTATCGAAGTTGTTTCCAACAAAAGATGTCAAATGATggaaattttactttttagaaGAAAGATAGTGATTTAAGCAACAATATTTACATATACCTTTAGCCAGTCATACATGGTGAGGGATGTAGTTGTGCATGACCAATCAAGTACACATCGTAATTCATAAAGGAATGGCAGAGCACGATAAAGTCTATATCCTAAGTAATTGATCCGTGACACTTCACTAGTCAAAAATTGTCGATACAATGTGCTCTTGTTAGGAATGCCATATCGGATTTGTACAGCCTGCAGTCCAAGAGAAACTGCTTTTGCAACAAATATGGCACGGAGAGCTAACTGAGCTGCATGTTGTCTAGATGGATCCAATTGCCAATCATACTCTGTAACTGAATACGTGAAGAGAATGAGGTTGAAAATATAGAATATCACTTTCCCCGTGGCAAATGAGCAGAGGTATATTATACGATCAAGTACAATCAAGAAGAAGATAGCCTGAGTAGAAGAAGTAACTTCTGTTAGGAGTCTATATGACATGACATCTCTAGCTGATTAAATAATTGCAGAATGAAATAAATCATCAATGAAAGACTGAACCAAATGTTTCTTAATCATGCCAGTAAAAACTAGTCATTCTCTTTCAAAGTGCAATAAAgtatagaaaaagaaaacaaaatctaaattttcgtttctatttgaaaaacaaaaaataccaTAAACTGAACCATTTCAAAAGTTCTATACAATTTTCCAGCATAACAAATGCCATGAACTTTCAATGCCAAAAGCTTAAGCTGTCatgaattttattattactcCCTCAAGTCCCTTATATAATTCCCACTATTAGAAAAAATTCCAAGTTTCAAGATGTATTTATTGCTTAAATGTCTTCTATACCCTTTATTTTTACAAGTGCAACTAGTTTTCATATTAGTGGGGGTGAAAGCATTTAATGACAAGGCTACTTTAGGAAACCAACGCATTAAATGAGTCTCTTTGGTCttgatgatttttgtttttcttcttatatataGGACCAAAGGGAGTAGATCTCTAACATGCTTCATTATGCAAGACCTATTTTAGGCGTGAAGCATGGGAAATGCACATCCCCACCTACCTTGTGAtaaaattcaacttttattAGAACAATGGGGTGCAAGGATTAATCCCTTAATTACTACTTGGTCTTGATAGAGTTTGTTAGAATTCAAAGtatgatttattattctttGATTGTACAATTTCCTAGGTTCAATGGTAGAACTTCTAGTCAAATACAAGTCCCTAGtatttgaatgtaattattgtaaCCTCATTATAAATAGAAGATGTGTGATCTTGTTTGAGACACACAAGAAACACAGAAAACATATTTTACAGAGTTCTAGAGTGACCAAAAAAACTAAATGGCGAGGTGTAGATTCCACTTCTTTTTGTATTAAGGGCCCAAAAAGAAAACTACACACAAATAGTACATGAGGATGTCGTCCCCATCAAATTCTTCGGTAACATCTGAGAGCATCCCAAAGGGGGAACATGCACAAGGTGAAGACCAAAGTGTTCTTTTTGTTCAGTTAATTTTTTGGGTTCCTAACATGGTAGGAGTTAAACTACTTTAGTTTATTAGAACAACTGTGGTCGACAATATTTTCCAGACCTGTCGAAAGAACAAAAGGATAAATGAAAACggaaaaactaaaaacataccatcaaaataaatacatattctTTTGGAAACTGGTCTTCAAGCTGATACACTTCGAGGAACtcacttttgttttttatgaCAGACTGGTAGAAGATGGCAACAAGAAAGAATACAATCAGATCTGCACAAAATATGTAGGCATACAGATCAACTTCTCTCTTGCCTCCTCCAATTACAGAAAGAATACGGTAAGGGAATCCCACTTCTTCTACAAAACCTGCACGCTGAGCTTTGAGGATTTCCTTGGCAACATCAGCTGCTGGAGTTAAAGATTTATTCCATTCGGCTGAAGAACAATCAGTTACAGGTGAGGCATACACAACCTCAAAAACAACTAAGGCAACATTGGAATTCTCTTTACTTCTTTCAATGCTTTGAATGTTAACCCTACTAGCAAAAGAGCAAATATTTGGGTTCTTTTCCTTGCACTTATCATTGTGGATAACTCTGAGCAACTTATTAATTCCAGATTCAATCCTCTCTGGTTGAATCCCATCCTCTGGCCAGAAGTTGACATCCATAGACACCTGAACAAAATAAGGAGGTGATTCTGCTCCCTGGGTGAGTGATTTCCAGTACCTAAAAAAGCTTCTCACTACCAGTTTTACCATGTTAGTCATCTGAGTTAGCAGGTCCCATGCTTTCTCTTGCCAGCTATAACTGGTGGAATTATCTTTTGTGTGGAGATCATTTCTCTTAAATTTGAAGTCAGTAGAAGACATCCATTCACCATCTTTGGGTGTTATGGAACTTTGTATGAGGGTAAATAAATAGACAAGAAAAAGTGGTAACGAACTGACAACAAATGAAGATGTGACCTTGTGTATTGGAAAACCTAATTCTCTTAACAGGCCAGGATCAATACTCAACCCACAGTGCTGGATGATGATTTGGTACAGATACTGAAGTAAAATATAAAGTTCTGTGTAGATCAACATTATAACCCAGAAGATGTAACTTGGGCCTGTATTTACACATAAAGCATACAAATAGAGGGCCCCGAGATACACCATTGATAGCAAACTGAAGTTCCATAAGAACACAAGAACAAAGCAACAGTAGCATACTACATCATTGTTGGAACGCATCTGGTACCATATAAAACGAAAAATCCTTCCTAACTGCAGACTAGCACCATCATTATCGGACTGCACAGATGAAGAACGATCCAAATATATAAGCCGAGATTTCTGACTTTCCATCTCGTCATATATCTGATCCTCTGTGTTTGTATGTTCATTAGAATCAAAGGCTTCTTGAGAAATATTCAGAAAGCTCACTAAGTTATTAACTGCCTGATTTCCAATGGACTGTACCTGGGAAACACCATCACCTATTAATTGTACAGCAGATTTCAATGGGTTTTCTTTTACTTTCCCTTTaactttttccttttttcctgAATCACTAGAAAAAGTATCAATGTCTATTTCAGTAATTTCACAAATAGGAGAATCTGCCGAATGATTTATGTACTCATCTGTAAATGGAGTTTCCCCATCCATGCTAGCAGATGATTCACGTGGTTCAATTGGGAAAACAGCATCCTCTCTTATTGTATAGTCTAGTCTCCCCAGAACCTGGTCTTCTTTATCAGGGATTCCAATGTCATTATTCGATATAAGAGAAGTGCTCCTCCTCCTCCTTAAACCCTCACTGCTGTGAGAAAATCCATCAATGCAGTTAGTAGATGTATTCATGCTATGGAGCTGTATTTGTAAGTTCAGCATTTCAGATTTCATCTTCTCCACCTGCATATTACGCTGTCGTTTTTTCTCTTCACTTTCACGAATTTGTTGTAATTGTGCAGTTTTCCATGCAGCCTTTTTCTCTTGCTCACGCACAATTGCACCAATTTGCTCTGCTTCCAAGTAGCGGCACACATAATCAAACTCTTGAGAGGAAAACATGTATGACTGAAGTGATACCAGCACAAAAATGGTAATCTCTACAATTGCAGATCTTGCAGTAATCCGAAAACCATAATCGTATTTATAAAAACCAATCATCTCATAAATGGAATTTGCTGTCTCACACTTTCCAGCACTTGGTCCCCCAACAAAAGGAGACTGATAAGCAAGAGAAagaataataacaacaaaattgtATATGCGCAAGAACTTGAATATTctgttcttcttcttcagcaTTTCAAGTCTCATGCGAAAGAATACCAGAGCAAAGGCAAGATAACCAAGATGCAGAATGTCGTACTCAAGTGTACCAGtaat
The genomic region above belongs to Cicer arietinum cultivar CDC Frontier isolate Library 1 chromosome 4, Cicar.CDCFrontier_v2.0, whole genome shotgun sequence and contains:
- the LOC101504905 gene encoding methyl-CpG-binding domain-containing protein 4-like, with the protein product MTGAAQDISKTPSSSSKRTVITQGSVDIYAAQCKNCLKWRVIDTQEEFEEIRHKVTVEPFDCSRKANCSCDDPADIEYDSTRTWVIDKPNLPKTPQGFKRSLVLRKDYSKLDSYYITPAGKKLRTRNEIAGYLKDHPEHSGISASDFDFSSPKIMQDTIPEYIEQKDSANKKAKIIKDDV